A genomic segment from Pistricoccus aurantiacus encodes:
- a CDS encoding nucleotide pyrophosphatase/phosphodiesterase family protein gives MNKTLVILVAGLTPQLIGSRTPHLARFAREGSMRPLSTVMPAVASSVQSTLVTGLLPAEHGIVANGWYCRDAAEIRLWRQSSRLVKGEKIWEAGKAKNLDFTCANMFWGHNMYSSADWSATPCPQELADGRRISDHYTSPAELHDELDAAFGRFPLSKWWGPMASISSSRWIAKSTLYVMETRDPTLTMTYLPHLDYNLQRLGPDISHPRIQQDLQEVDALCGELIEAAKQQNRRIIVLSEYGTTPAADAIHINRALRQAGLLAVRVEKDVEQLDPGASGVFAVADHQIAHVYIKDKARIPEVKTLLESLEGMETVWDEKGKKAQGLDHANSGELVAIAKANRWFSYYYWLDDKRAPDYARTVDTHRKPGYDPVELFVDPAIKIPDLAAGWRLVKRKLGMRQLMDIISLKDTQLVKGTHGRLIDDPNGGPLVISSEADLLPQGPVDATDFKALTLAHLFGKETQVKKDVLRRHLNKRSA, from the coding sequence ATGAACAAGACCCTTGTAATACTGGTAGCGGGCCTGACGCCTCAATTGATCGGCTCGCGCACGCCCCACCTGGCTAGGTTTGCCAGAGAGGGGAGTATGCGCCCTTTGAGCACGGTCATGCCGGCGGTAGCCTCGAGCGTGCAGTCTACCCTGGTTACCGGGCTTCTCCCTGCGGAGCACGGCATCGTCGCTAACGGCTGGTATTGCCGCGATGCCGCGGAGATACGGCTTTGGCGTCAATCGAGCCGCTTGGTAAAGGGAGAGAAGATATGGGAAGCAGGCAAGGCGAAAAATCTCGATTTCACCTGTGCCAACATGTTCTGGGGTCACAACATGTATTCATCCGCGGACTGGAGCGCTACACCGTGCCCCCAGGAACTTGCGGACGGCCGCAGGATTTCCGACCATTATACCTCTCCCGCAGAGCTTCACGATGAGCTTGACGCGGCGTTCGGCCGGTTTCCACTGTCCAAATGGTGGGGGCCAATGGCTAGTATCAGTTCTAGCCGCTGGATCGCCAAGTCGACCCTATATGTCATGGAGACCCGCGATCCTACCTTGACCATGACCTATCTGCCTCATCTTGATTACAACCTGCAGCGACTGGGGCCAGATATTTCCCATCCGCGGATTCAACAGGATCTACAGGAAGTCGATGCCCTCTGCGGTGAGTTGATCGAGGCGGCGAAGCAACAGAATCGACGGATCATCGTCCTGTCCGAATACGGTACCACTCCTGCCGCGGATGCCATCCACATCAATCGGGCATTGCGCCAGGCAGGTCTGCTGGCGGTGCGGGTGGAAAAAGATGTCGAACAGCTCGATCCAGGCGCTTCCGGGGTGTTTGCCGTGGCAGACCATCAGATCGCTCATGTCTACATCAAGGACAAAGCACGAATTCCCGAGGTAAAAACCTTGTTGGAAAGCCTGGAAGGGATGGAAACGGTCTGGGACGAAAAGGGCAAGAAAGCCCAAGGACTAGATCATGCCAATAGCGGCGAGCTGGTAGCCATTGCCAAGGCGAATCGCTGGTTCAGCTACTATTATTGGCTGGATGACAAGCGAGCGCCGGACTACGCTCGTACCGTGGATACTCATCGCAAGCCCGGCTATGATCCGGTCGAACTGTTCGTGGATCCTGCCATCAAGATTCCCGATCTGGCGGCGGGCTGGCGACTGGTCAAGCGTAAGCTAGGCATGCGCCAGCTGATGGATATCATTTCTCTCAAGGATACCCAGTTGGTCAAGGGCACTCATGGTCGCCTAATCGACGATCCGAACGGAGGACCCTTGGTGATTTCTTCGGAAGCCGACCTGCTGCCGCAGGGGCCGGTGGATGCCACCGACTTCAAGGCGCTGACTCTGGCACATTTGTTTGGAAAAGAGACTCAGGTCAAGAAGGACGTTCTAAGACGACACCTGAACAAGCGCTCGGCTTAG
- a CDS encoding UbiA family prenyltransferase, with protein sequence MWLKLGRVSNLPTVWTSGLAGWLLTGAALDAAPLLHLLAALSLFYLGGTYLNDASDAQVDIREHSERPVLQGEMIRRTVALLGAAMLGLGVLLAFLLNIPAGLCGLALVLAILLYNWLNKQISWGPAIMGACRLLTYFLGALAVGKLSWPIMLGAFGLLCHVAGLTHAVKLKAYYRAVAVWPLAIMAIPVLVLMMMVALGDADAGLARVLLTGTMLAAYLLWCGGALARLFRRQPEDVSKAIVSLIAAIALYDAILIAATGAIDIALLAAAAFLATLALQRLSRALVQVSS encoded by the coding sequence ATGTGGCTCAAACTCGGGCGTGTCTCGAACCTGCCTACGGTATGGACCAGCGGGCTAGCGGGCTGGCTGCTTACCGGAGCGGCGCTTGACGCGGCGCCGTTGCTGCATCTGTTGGCTGCCCTATCGCTATTCTACCTGGGTGGCACTTACTTGAACGATGCTTCCGACGCGCAAGTCGATATCAGGGAACACAGCGAGAGGCCTGTTCTCCAAGGGGAAATGATCCGCCGAACCGTCGCTCTGCTTGGCGCCGCCATGCTGGGGCTTGGCGTTCTGTTGGCTTTCCTGTTGAACATACCTGCCGGCCTATGCGGTCTGGCGCTGGTACTGGCGATCCTGTTGTATAACTGGCTAAACAAGCAAATTAGCTGGGGACCGGCCATCATGGGAGCTTGCCGCCTGCTGACCTACTTCTTGGGAGCGCTGGCCGTCGGCAAGCTGTCCTGGCCGATCATGCTGGGCGCTTTCGGTCTACTTTGCCACGTTGCAGGCCTGACCCACGCAGTCAAGCTGAAAGCCTATTACCGTGCTGTCGCGGTCTGGCCCCTGGCCATCATGGCGATACCGGTATTGGTGCTGATGATGATGGTAGCGCTTGGCGACGCCGACGCTGGTCTAGCCAGAGTTCTATTGACCGGAACCATGCTGGCGGCCTACCTGCTGTGGTGTGGCGGAGCGCTTGCCCGGCTGTTTAGGCGCCAGCCCGAGGACGTATCGAAAGCCATCGTCAGTTTGATTGCCGCTATTGCGCTTTACGACGCGATACTGATTGCTGCTACCGGTGCTATCGATATCGCTCTGCTAGCGGCTGCTGCCTTCCTCGCCACCCTGGCGCTACAGCGGCTAAGCCGAGCGCTTGTTCAGGTGTCGTCTTAG
- a CDS encoding ABC transporter ATP-binding protein → MIALDLTSPSVFTTSVRRAANPLLRISGLCKRYRRNSSLVVDHVGFELGNGEILALLGPSGCGKTTTLRMIAGFEQPEAGDIYLDGRRINALSPQQRHIGIVFQDYALFPHMNLAQNVAFAMPHRPKAERAAKAREWLDLVGLADLASRMPDELSGGQQQRVALARTLAAEPRLILLDEPFSNLDAALRETTRKEVRQMLKAAGTSVILVTHDQAEALSFADRIGVMHGGRLVQVGAPEQVYQQPANAFVAEFLGHTNLLEGEAQGEIAQTALGPIAITPPARGAVRVSLRPEHLTLSSVSCNCCSATIVEREFRGHDCFYLLEQQGQRFCAITPSHIQWRIGERVHLEPQRTATVLQE, encoded by the coding sequence ATGATCGCCCTCGATCTCACGTCTCCAAGCGTCTTTACCACATCGGTTCGACGCGCCGCGAATCCGCTGCTGCGCATCAGCGGGCTGTGCAAACGCTATCGCCGCAATAGTTCGCTGGTGGTCGATCACGTCGGCTTCGAACTAGGCAACGGCGAGATCCTGGCACTGCTCGGCCCCAGCGGCTGCGGCAAGACCACCACCCTGCGCATGATCGCCGGTTTCGAACAGCCGGAAGCGGGAGATATCTACCTGGACGGCCGGCGTATCAATGCGCTTTCTCCCCAGCAGCGCCATATCGGTATCGTGTTTCAGGATTACGCGCTTTTCCCGCATATGAACCTGGCCCAGAACGTCGCCTTCGCCATGCCGCATCGCCCCAAGGCCGAGCGTGCGGCCAAGGCACGAGAATGGCTGGATCTGGTGGGACTCGCCGATCTCGCCTCGCGTATGCCGGATGAGCTTTCCGGCGGCCAGCAGCAGCGGGTCGCCCTGGCCCGTACTCTGGCGGCGGAGCCACGTCTGATTTTGCTGGACGAACCCTTCTCCAACCTGGATGCGGCGCTCAGAGAAACCACCCGCAAGGAAGTGCGTCAAATGCTCAAGGCCGCCGGCACCTCGGTGATTCTGGTGACTCACGATCAGGCGGAGGCGCTTTCCTTCGCCGACCGAATCGGCGTCATGCACGGTGGACGCCTGGTTCAAGTCGGGGCGCCGGAACAGGTCTATCAACAGCCGGCCAACGCCTTCGTCGCGGAATTCCTTGGCCATACCAACCTGCTCGAAGGCGAGGCCCAAGGGGAGATCGCCCAGACCGCGCTGGGCCCGATCGCGATTACCCCTCCTGCCCGCGGTGCGGTACGGGTTTCCCTGCGCCCGGAGCATCTCACTCTTTCCAGCGTCAGCTGCAACTGCTGTAGCGCCACTATCGTCGAACGGGAATTTCGCGGTCACGACTGCTTTTATCTCCTGGAGCAGCAGGGCCAGCGGTTCTGCGCCATCACGCCTAGTCATATTCAATGGCGAATCGGCGAGCGGGTTCATCTGGAACCCCAGCGCACCGCCACGGTGCTACAAGAATAG
- a CDS encoding ABC transporter permease, giving the protein MTEYATPTARTPPRPLWLPDRRIPWYILLPSLIAAGAMLVPLCYLILRAFEADPQTLHDLILRWRNLDLLINTLALALGVIATTTLIALPLAWLVVKTDIRFKKALTLLGVIPLAVPGYVMAYALIGLGGNYGVLAQLTGFQLPRIDGYLGAMLALSLYTFPYLFLNLRATLTGLDGNLEESARSFGYRERDIFLKILLPHLAPSLMAGWLVIGLYVLGDFGAVALMRYEAFSYAIFTQYAGAFDRIYAAWLSLMLLAVALSFVMLDGLVIKRRLARVGTGVVRPARLMKLGKWQLPAWLFLATIFTASIGLPTMILVYWLLLSPPAIDFFLEVPATFLRSAGAALPAALLAAGFALPVAYLAVRYRSTAATLVERSAYIGYALPPLTLALAMVFFTLTAAPFLYQSLGMLIVTWAMAALALAVGPIRNVLLQTRPSMEEAAHSLGHGPVSTFLWVILPRLRRGILAGIVLVFVLCMKELPITFLLAPTGYTTLAVTVFTRTTEGMLAEAAPFAAAIVVFSSLSVGLLLTKEGKR; this is encoded by the coding sequence ATGACGGAATACGCCACACCCACTGCGAGAACCCCTCCTCGCCCCCTCTGGCTGCCGGATCGGCGAATTCCCTGGTACATTCTGCTGCCCTCGCTGATCGCCGCCGGCGCCATGCTGGTGCCGCTTTGCTATCTGATTCTGCGGGCTTTCGAGGCGGACCCGCAAACCCTGCACGACCTGATACTGCGCTGGCGTAATCTCGACCTGCTGATCAATACCCTGGCGCTGGCCTTGGGGGTGATCGCCACCACGACGCTGATCGCCCTGCCGCTGGCCTGGTTGGTGGTCAAGACGGATATCCGCTTCAAGAAAGCGCTGACCCTCCTCGGAGTAATCCCCCTGGCGGTGCCGGGCTATGTGATGGCCTACGCGCTGATCGGCCTGGGAGGCAACTACGGCGTGCTGGCCCAGCTGACCGGCTTCCAGCTGCCGCGCATCGACGGCTATCTGGGCGCCATGCTGGCGCTGTCCCTGTATACCTTTCCTTATCTCTTCCTCAATCTGCGCGCCACCCTGACGGGGCTCGACGGCAACCTGGAGGAAAGCGCCCGGAGCTTCGGCTATCGGGAGCGGGATATCTTCCTGAAGATCCTACTGCCCCACCTGGCACCTTCGCTAATGGCGGGCTGGCTGGTGATCGGCCTTTACGTGCTGGGGGATTTCGGCGCCGTCGCCCTGATGCGCTACGAAGCCTTCAGCTATGCCATCTTTACCCAGTACGCCGGCGCCTTCGATCGTATCTACGCCGCCTGGCTATCACTGATGCTGCTGGCGGTGGCCCTCAGCTTCGTGATGCTCGACGGACTGGTGATCAAGCGCCGTCTGGCTCGGGTGGGTACCGGCGTGGTGCGACCAGCGCGCCTGATGAAGCTGGGTAAATGGCAGCTGCCGGCCTGGCTATTCCTGGCCACGATATTCACTGCCTCGATCGGTCTGCCGACAATGATCCTGGTCTACTGGCTGCTGCTGTCGCCGCCGGCGATCGATTTCTTTCTGGAGGTGCCGGCGACCTTTCTGCGCTCCGCGGGCGCGGCACTGCCCGCCGCCCTGCTGGCTGCGGGTTTCGCCCTGCCGGTGGCCTATCTCGCGGTGCGCTACCGCTCCACCGCCGCTACCCTGGTTGAACGCTCCGCCTATATCGGTTATGCCCTGCCGCCATTGACGCTGGCCTTGGCAATGGTGTTCTTCACGCTCACCGCCGCGCCTTTTCTTTACCAGAGCCTTGGCATGCTGATCGTCACCTGGGCCATGGCGGCGCTGGCCCTGGCGGTAGGACCGATCCGCAACGTCCTGCTGCAGACCCGGCCCAGCATGGAGGAGGCAGCTCACTCCTTGGGTCACGGTCCCGTCAGCACCTTCCTGTGGGTGATCCTGCCTCGACTGCGCCGTGGCATCCTGGCAGGCATCGTGCTGGTCTTCGTGCTGTGCATGAAGGAGCTTCCCATTACCTTCCTGCTCGCCCCCACCGGCTATACCACCTTGGCGGTCACCGTCTTCACCCGCACCACAGAAGGCATGCTGGCGGAAGCGGCGCCTTTTGCCGCGGCCATCGTGGTGTTTTCCAGCCTTTCCGTAGGACTCCTGCTAACCAAGGAGGGTAAACGATGA
- a CDS encoding iron ABC transporter substrate-binding protein — protein sequence MCHPFFVSAALLSTLAATPLAFAADLTLYSGRGESMVEPIIEKFEEQSGLDVEVRYGDTAQLAVLLQEEGQNSPADVFWGQDAGAMGAVSKAGLLAELPQDVYQDLPAMFKSETGNWVAATGRARVLAYSPERVSEDEMPKSVFDLTQDQYEGRVGWAPTNGSFQSFVTAMRLEHGDERTLEWLENMRDNEAVVFSNNSSQVQGIADGEIDFGLVNNYYLLRFLEEDSDFPVEQTFFEQGDIGNLVNVAGVGVLESSDDKQNAVEFVRYLLSPEAQQYFTNNVYEYPVIENVQQNDELESIDHLMEVSPDVALDNLDDLKGTLDLLRQAELL from the coding sequence ATGTGCCACCCCTTTTTCGTATCGGCAGCTCTGCTTTCCACCCTGGCCGCCACGCCTCTAGCCTTTGCCGCGGACCTGACGCTTTACTCCGGACGCGGCGAGTCCATGGTCGAGCCGATCATCGAGAAGTTCGAGGAACAGTCAGGACTTGACGTGGAGGTTCGTTACGGTGACACCGCTCAACTGGCGGTACTGCTGCAGGAGGAAGGCCAGAACTCACCGGCGGATGTGTTCTGGGGTCAAGATGCGGGCGCCATGGGGGCGGTCAGCAAGGCGGGACTGCTGGCGGAGCTGCCCCAAGACGTCTATCAGGACCTGCCGGCCATGTTCAAGAGCGAGACCGGCAACTGGGTCGCCGCCACCGGCCGGGCTCGAGTGCTGGCCTATTCTCCGGAGCGAGTGAGCGAGGACGAGATGCCGAAGAGCGTCTTCGATCTGACCCAGGATCAATACGAAGGCCGCGTGGGCTGGGCGCCAACCAACGGCTCCTTCCAGTCCTTCGTCACCGCCATGCGTCTGGAACATGGCGATGAGCGCACCCTGGAATGGCTCGAGAACATGCGCGACAACGAGGCGGTGGTGTTCTCCAACAACAGTTCTCAGGTCCAGGGCATCGCGGACGGGGAAATCGACTTCGGTCTGGTAAACAATTATTATTTGCTGCGCTTTCTGGAGGAGGACAGCGACTTTCCGGTGGAGCAGACCTTCTTCGAACAAGGCGATATCGGCAATCTGGTCAACGTAGCCGGGGTCGGCGTGCTCGAGAGCAGCGACGACAAGCAGAATGCCGTCGAATTCGTGCGCTACCTGCTGTCGCCGGAAGCCCAGCAGTACTTCACGAACAACGTCTACGAATATCCGGTGATCGAGAACGTGCAGCAGAACGACGAGCTGGAAAGCATCGATCATCTGATGGAGGTCAGCCCGGATGTTGCCCTGGACAACCTCGACGATCTAAAGGGCACGCTGGATCTGCTGCGCCAGGCGGAGCTGCTTTAA
- a CDS encoding TRAP transporter substrate-binding protein, which produces MSSPIVTRRLLIASIAAATSTAVALPALAEGPKRLDVASTFSTQNFLGAGAVHLSEELETATGGAVSLRVHEPGDLVPPFEVFNSVSSGAIQAGWDWMGYWAGTVPITNLYGALPFGPTPEAFMSWMWADEGTELIQQAYDPYGVKVLPCFISPQETGGWYNQEINSPKDFDGLSVRISGLGAKVLNKLGASTQLVPGNEIYLALERGRVDATEFSVPQVDAAMGFDEVAEYYYFPGWHQSASWFSLLINQQVWDEYSDERKAQFETACRATLQWAMAEAPAEQMRTVKRLEEKGVKVKRFPDEVLTALQDAWVEVREEEMQSNPDFAKAYKSLMAHTQLITEWYELQALPEPKKVETTEGDS; this is translated from the coding sequence ATGTCATCACCTATCGTTACCCGGCGGCTGCTGATTGCCAGCATCGCCGCCGCCACGAGTACCGCAGTTGCGTTGCCTGCCCTGGCGGAAGGGCCCAAGCGTCTCGACGTAGCCAGCACCTTCTCGACCCAGAACTTTCTCGGCGCCGGCGCGGTGCATCTTTCCGAGGAGCTGGAAACCGCCACCGGCGGCGCGGTCAGCCTGCGGGTGCATGAGCCCGGCGACCTGGTGCCGCCTTTCGAGGTGTTCAACTCGGTCTCCTCCGGCGCCATTCAGGCCGGTTGGGACTGGATGGGCTACTGGGCGGGCACCGTACCGATCACAAACCTTTACGGCGCGCTGCCATTTGGTCCCACCCCGGAAGCCTTCATGTCCTGGATGTGGGCGGACGAGGGCACCGAGCTGATCCAGCAGGCCTACGATCCTTACGGGGTCAAGGTGCTGCCGTGTTTTATCTCGCCTCAGGAAACCGGCGGCTGGTATAACCAGGAAATCAATTCTCCGAAAGACTTCGACGGCCTGTCCGTGAGGATTTCCGGACTGGGGGCCAAGGTGCTCAATAAGCTCGGCGCCTCCACCCAGCTGGTACCGGGTAACGAGATCTATCTGGCCCTGGAGCGCGGTCGGGTGGATGCCACGGAGTTCTCCGTGCCCCAGGTGGATGCGGCCATGGGCTTCGACGAAGTGGCGGAGTACTACTACTTCCCGGGTTGGCATCAAAGCGCCAGCTGGTTCTCGCTGCTGATCAATCAGCAGGTCTGGGATGAATACAGCGACGAGCGCAAGGCCCAGTTCGAGACCGCCTGTCGCGCCACCCTGCAATGGGCCATGGCGGAGGCGCCGGCGGAGCAGATGCGTACCGTCAAGCGTCTGGAAGAGAAGGGCGTCAAGGTCAAGCGCTTCCCGGATGAAGTGCTCACCGCCCTGCAGGATGCCTGGGTCGAGGTGCGCGAGGAGGAAATGCAGAGCAACCCGGACTTCGCCAAGGCCTACAAGTCACTGATGGCTCATACCCAGCTGATCACCGAGTGGTATGAGCTCCAGGCGCTGCCGGAACCCAAGAAGGTTGAAACCACTGAAGGAGATAGCTGA
- a CDS encoding TRAP transporter small permease subunit: MSRASLSPWRERGATVCTALARPLVGLGVWVGHVTSWLVLLVMVMVLTTVTLNALGINEIVRWNDKIVLFGNALTINSVTELQWHLFGILTLFGGTYALHYDTHVRVDLVYQNLSPQGRAWVDILGHLILLIPFCLLVAWLTQHFVSMSYVSGEKSNYGGLTDRYLIKAMLPIGLAFLALGALGQIFDKLAIIFDPRRGDAKEPSEETAHG, translated from the coding sequence ATGTCCCGCGCCTCACTTTCGCCCTGGCGAGAGCGTGGCGCGACGGTATGCACCGCCCTGGCCCGACCCTTGGTCGGGCTAGGGGTCTGGGTGGGTCATGTCACCAGTTGGCTGGTGCTGCTGGTGATGGTGATGGTGCTTACCACCGTGACGCTCAACGCCCTGGGAATCAATGAGATCGTTCGCTGGAACGACAAGATAGTGCTGTTCGGCAATGCCCTGACCATCAATAGCGTGACCGAATTGCAGTGGCATCTGTTCGGTATTCTTACCTTGTTTGGCGGCACCTACGCCCTGCATTACGATACCCACGTGCGGGTGGATCTGGTCTATCAGAATCTCTCCCCTCAAGGCCGGGCCTGGGTGGATATCCTCGGCCACCTGATCCTGTTGATTCCCTTCTGCCTGCTGGTCGCCTGGCTGACCCAGCATTTCGTGTCCATGTCCTACGTTTCCGGTGAAAAATCCAACTACGGCGGTCTGACCGACCGCTATCTGATCAAGGCAATGCTGCCTATCGGGCTGGCGTTCCTGGCTCTGGGCGCCCTGGGACAGATTTTCGACAAGTTGGCGATCATTTTCGATCCGCGTCGGGGCGACGCTAAAGAACCCTCGGAGGAGACAGCGCATGGCTGA
- a CDS encoding TRAP transporter large permease, translating to MAEFLSEYALALAMIVSLLVGIFTGYPVAFLLGGLGILFAFIGDIPLPFLGTVGSRIFGGVIENWLLIAIPLFVFMGLMLERSGVAQRLLLTLQRLFGRIHGGLAVSVAILGIVMAASTGIIGASVVMLGLLALPVMLKQGYREEMACGVIAASGTLGILIPPSIMLVLMGSILQVSVGALFKAALLPGLLLGALYIAYLLITAWIKPEWAPLADPDSVDTDTTPLPIALLRDLLGPFLLIFAVLGSIMAGIATPTEAAAIGALGSLLLALATRSLDYRTLRDATRETSRTSAMILFIVIGATCFSVVFKRLGGDYMIEDLITGTGLGPYGLLLLIMGLIFVLGFFLEWIEISYVVLPLVAPVVEMLDFGLGLSSQGILVWFAILVAINLQTSFLTPPFGYALFYLKGITEGQVSIGTIYRSILPFVVLQLVGLALCLLFPALVLWLPGLIS from the coding sequence ATGGCTGAATTTTTGAGTGAATACGCGCTGGCCCTGGCGATGATCGTTTCGTTGCTGGTAGGTATCTTCACCGGCTATCCGGTGGCGTTTCTGCTGGGCGGGCTGGGCATCCTGTTCGCCTTCATCGGCGATATTCCTCTGCCTTTTCTGGGCACCGTGGGCTCGCGGATCTTCGGTGGGGTGATCGAAAACTGGCTATTGATCGCGATTCCGCTCTTCGTGTTCATGGGCCTGATGCTGGAACGCTCCGGCGTGGCTCAGCGCCTATTGCTGACCCTGCAACGACTATTCGGCCGCATTCATGGCGGCCTGGCGGTATCCGTGGCGATTCTGGGTATAGTAATGGCTGCCAGCACCGGCATCATCGGCGCCTCCGTGGTGATGCTGGGGCTTCTGGCGCTTCCCGTCATGCTGAAACAGGGCTATCGGGAAGAAATGGCCTGCGGGGTCATCGCCGCCTCCGGCACACTGGGCATCCTGATTCCGCCCTCCATCATGCTGGTGCTGATGGGCTCGATCCTGCAGGTTTCCGTGGGGGCGCTGTTCAAGGCGGCGCTGCTTCCGGGGCTGCTGCTTGGCGCGCTCTATATCGCCTATCTCTTGATCACCGCTTGGATCAAGCCGGAGTGGGCGCCGTTGGCGGACCCGGACTCCGTGGACACGGACACCACGCCGCTGCCCATCGCCCTGCTGCGGGATCTGCTCGGTCCTTTCCTGCTGATTTTCGCGGTGCTGGGTTCGATCATGGCGGGGATCGCTACCCCCACCGAAGCCGCCGCCATCGGCGCCCTGGGCAGTCTGCTGCTGGCCCTTGCCACTCGCAGCCTGGACTACAGGACCCTGCGGGACGCGACTCGGGAAACCTCGCGCACCTCGGCGATGATCCTGTTCATCGTGATCGGCGCCACCTGTTTTTCCGTGGTGTTCAAGCGATTGGGCGGCGACTACATGATCGAGGACCTGATCACCGGCACCGGCCTCGGGCCTTACGGCCTGCTGCTGCTGATCATGGGGCTTATCTTCGTGCTCGGCTTCTTTCTCGAATGGATCGAGATCAGCTACGTGGTGCTGCCCTTGGTAGCGCCGGTGGTGGAGATGCTGGATTTCGGCCTGGGACTTTCCAGCCAGGGTATCCTGGTGTGGTTCGCGATCCTGGTGGCGATCAATCTGCAGACCAGCTTTCTCACGCCGCCCTTCGGCTATGCGCTGTTCTACCTCAAGGGCATCACCGAAGGTCAGGTCAGTATCGGCACTATCTACCGCTCGATACTGCCTTTCGTGGTGCTGCAGCTGGTCGGTCTGGCGCTTTGCCTGCTGTTCCCGGCGCTGGTGCTGTGGCTGCCGGGCTTGATCTCTTGA
- a CDS encoding carbohydrate porin, translating to MNAVTLKAPLAMTVALAAFPAVDPALAQDASLEERLAALEARVAAAERRAEQAEQRAIRAENQIAQRQAPARRTTEEEEPVSAPESALEEPTDERLAKAVRHAEGKEGFSYEAYARSGLLIGENGKSVPGGPYLSPAGPLGGAVGRLGNEPDTYVEAIFNYRQRFDNGARSLYSIMLADSVTTSNDWTAEESNLNLRQAYVELSKLPSFTGPFENASIWAGKRFDRDNFDIHWLDSDFIFLAGTGGGIYDVQLTDQWKANFSLYGRSYSDFDIVTDETAIDGDTDNLTLTANNYVGNWQWMISGLSAADNDDRFNDVRTDSRQVVTTDPDTGDMVVTEETTVTNRGEKGADDGFHTMLVYHGDTFFGLGEGTFKGAILHGQGLGAEVKNIGADGNLTDDAKATRIAVYGTTYLAPGWRVAPMILAETSSDRYVDGDDYQWATVNFRLANELTENFEMQYEASYQYMDLDPKDYRERSSVSGGYSKLTVAPTFKPLVDGFWARPEVRVFASYSDWDDELNAYSDDDSFGTEGFTGGQWSFGTQMEIWF from the coding sequence ATGAACGCAGTCACACTCAAGGCTCCCTTGGCGATGACCGTTGCACTCGCGGCATTCCCTGCTGTCGATCCGGCCCTGGCCCAGGATGCGAGTCTCGAAGAGCGTCTGGCCGCCCTCGAGGCACGAGTCGCCGCCGCCGAGAGACGCGCCGAGCAGGCCGAACAGCGAGCCATTCGCGCCGAGAATCAAATTGCCCAGCGCCAGGCGCCGGCCAGGCGGACGACGGAGGAAGAGGAACCGGTCTCCGCGCCGGAAAGCGCCTTGGAAGAGCCGACCGACGAACGCCTCGCCAAGGCGGTTCGTCATGCGGAAGGGAAAGAAGGCTTTTCCTATGAAGCCTATGCCCGTTCGGGCCTGTTGATCGGTGAAAACGGCAAGAGCGTTCCCGGCGGCCCCTACCTCTCCCCAGCGGGCCCGCTCGGTGGCGCGGTGGGGCGCCTTGGCAACGAGCCGGACACCTATGTTGAGGCCATCTTCAACTACAGGCAGCGCTTCGACAACGGCGCCAGATCCCTTTACAGCATCATGCTGGCGGACTCGGTGACCACCAGCAACGACTGGACCGCGGAGGAGTCGAATCTGAACCTGCGCCAGGCCTATGTGGAGCTCAGCAAGCTGCCAAGCTTCACCGGTCCCTTCGAGAACGCCTCGATCTGGGCCGGCAAACGCTTCGATCGGGACAACTTCGATATTCACTGGCTCGATAGCGACTTCATCTTTCTCGCCGGCACCGGTGGCGGCATCTACGATGTTCAACTCACGGATCAGTGGAAAGCCAACTTCTCCCTCTACGGACGCAGCTACAGCGATTTCGACATCGTTACCGACGAGACCGCCATCGATGGCGATACCGACAACCTGACCCTGACCGCCAACAACTACGTCGGCAACTGGCAATGGATGATCAGCGGCCTGTCCGCCGCGGATAACGACGACCGCTTCAACGACGTCAGAACCGATAGCCGCCAGGTGGTGACGACGGACCCGGACACCGGCGACATGGTCGTGACCGAGGAAACGACGGTGACCAATCGCGGCGAAAAGGGCGCCGACGACGGATTTCACACCATGCTGGTCTACCACGGCGACACTTTTTTCGGCCTCGGCGAAGGCACCTTCAAGGGTGCGATACTGCATGGCCAGGGCCTGGGGGCGGAGGTCAAGAACATCGGCGCCGACGGCAACCTGACCGACGACGCCAAGGCAACGCGAATCGCGGTGTATGGCACTACCTATCTCGCACCCGGATGGCGAGTGGCGCCGATGATTCTTGCCGAGACCAGCAGCGACCGCTATGTCGACGGCGACGACTACCAATGGGCCACCGTCAACTTTCGTCTGGCCAACGAACTGACCGAAAATTTCGAGATGCAGTACGAAGCGAGCTATCAGTACATGGACCTCGATCCCAAGGACTACCGGGAGCGCAGTTCGGTGAGCGGTGGTTACAGCAAGCTCACCGTTGCACCAACCTTCAAGCCCTTGGTGGACGGATTCTGGGCGCGCCCGGAGGTCCGTGTCTTTGCCTCCTACTCCGACTGGGATGACGAGCTCAACGCCTACAGCGACGACGACTCCTTTGGCACCGAAGGCTTCACCGGCGGACAGTGGAGCTTTGGTACGCAGATGGAGATCTGGTTCTAG